From Ictidomys tridecemlineatus isolate mIctTri1 chromosome 2, mIctTri1.hap1, whole genome shotgun sequence, the proteins below share one genomic window:
- the Slc26a5 gene encoding prestin isoform X3: MDHAEENEILAATQRYYVERPIFSHPVLQERLHTKDKVSDSIGDKLKQAFTCTPKKIRNIIYMFLPITKWLPAYKFKEYVLGDLVSGISTGVLQLPQGLAFAMLAAVPPVFGLYSSFYPVIMYCFLGTSRHISIGPFAVISLMIGGVAVRLVPDDIVIPGGVNATNGTEARDALRVKVAMSVTLLSGIIQFCLGVCRFGFVAIYLTEPLVRGFTTAAAVHVFTSMLKYLFGVKTKRYSGIFSVVYSTVAVLQNVKNLNVCSLGVGLMVFGLLLGGKEFNERFKEKLPAPIPLEFFAVVMGTGISAGFNLKESYNVDVVGTLPLGVRHLPRCWTLRELPIPSGLALQS, encoded by the exons ATGGATCAtgctgaagaaaatgaaatccttGCAGCAACCCAGAGATACTATGTGGAAAGGCCCATCTTTAGTCATCCAGTCCTCCAGGAAAGACTACACACGAAGGACAAGGTTTCGGATTCCATTGGTGATAAACTGAAACAGGCATTCAC CTGTACtcctaaaaaaataagaaatatcatttatatgtTTCTGCCCATAACTAAATGGTTGCCAGCATATAAATTCAAGGAGTATGTGTTGGGTGATTTGGTCTCAGGCATAAGCACTGGAGTGCTTCAGCTTCCTCAAG GCTTAGCCTTCGCAATGCTGGCAGCTGTGCCTCCGGTGTTCGGCCTGTACTCTTCATTTTATCCTGTTATCATGTACTGTTTTCTTGGAACCTCCAGACATATATCCATAG GTCCTTTTGCTGTTATTAGCTTGATGATTGGTGGTGTGGCTGTTCGATTAGTACCAGATGATATAGTCATTCCAGGAGGAGTAAATgcaaccaatggtacagaagccAGAGATGCCTTGAGAGTAAAAGTTGCCATGTCTGTGACCTTACTTTCAGGAATCATTCAG tTTTGCCTAGGTGTCTGTAGGTTTGGATTTGTGGCCATATACCTCACAGAGCCTCTGGTCCGGGGGTTTACCACTGCGGCAGCTGTGCATGTCTTCACGTCCATGTTAAAATACCTGTTTGGGGTTAAAACAAAGCGGTACAGTGGCATCTTTTCAGTGGTGTAT AGTACAGTTGCTGTGTTGCAGAATGTTAAAAACCTCAACGTGTGTTCCCTAGGCGTCGGGCTGATGGTTTTTGGTTTGCTGTTGGGTGGAAAGGAGTTTAATGAGAGATTTAAAGAGAAACTGCCAGCACCCATTCCTTTAGAGTTCTTTGCG GTGGTAATGGGAACTGGCATCTCAGCTGGATTTAACTTGAAAGAATCATACAATGTGGATGTCGTTGGAACACTTCCTCTGGG AGTCAGACATTTGCCCAGATGTTGGACATTGAGGGAACTTCCCATTCCATCAGGCCTTGCCCTCCAGTCCTGA